A single region of the Saprospiraceae bacterium genome encodes:
- a CDS encoding SRPBCC domain-containing protein gives MQKKVFIPALLLFFIYAPVLAQNTTSRSIMTKKYDKTTNLRACLEVAFGEKKRQFFDETRRFLKCIPLGTDEKSNEVSAKKRWFLAQRVTSKHALIIWPQAFNPENSKFYVHNEIEINAQPQVVWGILINAKEWHTYNKGAQSPIEFVDTTAKTLQDGLKFNFHTMGLKFQPIINEFVPYERLAWTSRIKSIQGYHAWVIVPTANGCRLITAESQNGFLTFMQKVFQPKKLLKLHDEWLNLIKERAEKN, from the coding sequence ATGCAAAAAAAAGTATTTATCCCCGCTTTATTGCTATTTTTTATTTATGCACCAGTATTAGCTCAAAATACTACTTCAAGGTCTATAATGACTAAAAAGTACGACAAGACAACGAACCTAAGAGCATGTTTGGAGGTCGCTTTTGGAGAAAAAAAGCGTCAATTTTTTGATGAGACAAGGCGATTTTTGAAGTGCATACCCCTAGGTACGGACGAAAAAAGCAACGAAGTATCAGCGAAAAAGAGATGGTTTTTAGCCCAAAGGGTGACCTCCAAACATGCTCTAATTATTTGGCCTCAAGCGTTCAACCCTGAAAATTCTAAATTTTACGTTCATAATGAAATAGAAATAAATGCTCAACCACAAGTGGTTTGGGGTATCCTAATCAATGCCAAGGAATGGCACACCTATAATAAAGGTGCTCAAAGTCCAATCGAATTTGTAGATACAACTGCCAAAACACTACAAGATGGATTGAAGTTTAATTTTCACACAATGGGTTTAAAATTTCAGCCTATCATCAATGAATTTGTGCCTTATGAACGATTAGCTTGGACATCAAGAATCAAATCAATTCAAGGCTACCACGCTTGGGTAATTGTTCCTACTGCCAATGGATGTAGGTTAATTACTGCCGAATCACAAAACGGATTTTTGACCTTTATGCAAAAAGTGTTTCAGCCAAAGAAGTTATTGAAGCTACACGATGAATGGTTAAACTTAATAAAAGAACGAGCTGAAAAAAATTAA
- a CDS encoding outer membrane beta-barrel protein, protein MEKLFLCSLLLISHIGFGQNQYLLSGKVRTESGRSLDYGDVLVLHPTDSSLIEYTAVEQGDFSLDPLEAGDYLLRIAALGYQDYYQKLTLNQDQTITILLAESTKMLDEITVTAARNAISNKDGNLKVTIDHSIFANQATTLDVLSLLPGVQLSGDRQSLTVIGKGAPLIYLENQSITLDQLNAIPVATIKHIEIINYPSARYEAEGRAVILVTQQLNFSDGFRFDMTEIASFRHRFNHYLSTNASLKRKRLELKADFSYNYLGIWERIRNELELKERAIILDQSSLSTGPRPQFIIGGGLIYQLKAGEYFSVNANLSTHVTDAPINTSSTLSEQLHIDNIESLVVGKEHRDFFSSNISYNKKLTSSNSHLFMGIQYSNYLRDLKSDISNNYNEKGLVLSQIRDQNFQIDAFAARLDFEKTMNKAGRLELGLRYYQASADAFLDFQFLETMMALVSNYDYEERNYAAYGQYTGASHKLKYSFGLHSESTTVKGRFKEETGWLVNRRQNVLFPKATFTYAMDSSKSVTLNYAKTIQRPNYLNASSISTFIHPFLEFARNANLRSTIDNELSINFQYQNQSIRFSYVDKKDPVYFSVLYNQAQDRMVMSPQNFEQETGFDLTLTSPLSYKWWTVTNTLILSRHKIKDSRAIIKGATPYLYYYSNHQFKLPQSTVLGLFVWGLSKRKEGVFERNAYWILGGSISKTIHGKLQLAISFDDLLRAMNLGETYTINQIEAESTFFVDRKNMAFSLRYSFGKQTKANSSYRNKEIDEQLNRIN, encoded by the coding sequence ATGGAGAAATTATTTTTGTGCTCCTTGTTATTGATCAGTCACATTGGATTTGGGCAAAACCAGTACCTCCTTTCGGGAAAGGTAAGGACTGAGTCGGGGCGTTCGCTTGACTATGGCGATGTACTCGTCCTGCATCCAACGGATTCTAGTCTAATCGAATATACGGCTGTGGAACAAGGTGATTTTTCGCTAGATCCACTTGAGGCAGGCGACTATTTATTGCGGATAGCTGCTTTGGGGTACCAAGATTACTACCAAAAACTAACCTTAAACCAAGATCAAACCATAACCATATTGTTGGCAGAAAGCACCAAAATGCTGGATGAAATAACGGTCACGGCTGCCAGGAATGCCATCAGTAATAAAGACGGAAACCTTAAAGTGACCATTGACCATTCCATCTTCGCCAATCAAGCGACCACCTTAGATGTGCTGTCGTTGTTACCCGGTGTTCAGCTTAGTGGAGATAGGCAATCCCTTACGGTAATTGGGAAAGGCGCGCCCTTGATTTACCTTGAAAATCAAAGCATTACCCTCGATCAATTAAATGCCATTCCGGTTGCTACGATCAAGCATATTGAAATTATTAATTATCCTTCGGCTCGCTATGAGGCGGAAGGCCGGGCTGTTATTTTAGTGACGCAGCAATTGAATTTTTCAGATGGGTTTCGTTTTGATATGACGGAGATAGCCTCCTTTCGGCATCGATTCAATCATTACCTAAGTACGAATGCCTCCTTAAAGCGGAAAAGGTTGGAGTTGAAGGCTGATTTTTCCTATAATTATTTGGGCATTTGGGAGCGCATTCGCAATGAATTGGAATTAAAGGAACGCGCTATTATTTTGGATCAATCTTCTTTGTCGACCGGGCCACGGCCACAGTTTATAATTGGGGGTGGCCTTATTTATCAGTTGAAAGCAGGTGAATACTTTTCTGTGAATGCCAACCTTAGCACCCATGTCACTGATGCACCAATTAACACCAGCTCAACCTTGAGTGAGCAGCTACATATCGACAACATCGAGTCTTTGGTGGTGGGGAAGGAGCACCGAGATTTTTTTAGTTCAAACATCAGTTATAACAAAAAGCTAACATCAAGCAACAGCCATCTTTTTATGGGAATTCAATATTCCAACTATCTGCGGGATTTGAAGAGTGACATCTCCAATAATTACAATGAAAAGGGCTTGGTCTTATCCCAAATCAGGGATCAAAATTTCCAAATTGACGCCTTTGCTGCTCGGCTCGATTTTGAAAAAACAATGAATAAGGCAGGGCGCTTGGAATTGGGCCTCCGTTACTATCAGGCGAGTGCGGATGCTTTTCTTGATTTTCAATTCCTGGAAACAATGATGGCCTTGGTTTCAAATTATGACTACGAGGAACGAAACTATGCGGCCTATGGCCAATATACAGGTGCAAGCCATAAGCTGAAATACTCCTTTGGCCTTCACTCCGAATCGACGACCGTGAAAGGCCGGTTCAAAGAGGAAACGGGATGGTTGGTCAATCGCAGGCAAAATGTGCTTTTCCCCAAGGCTACATTTACCTATGCTATGGACAGCAGCAAAAGTGTCACTCTGAATTACGCCAAAACTATTCAACGACCTAATTACCTGAATGCCAGTTCTATTTCCACTTTTATCCATCCCTTCCTGGAATTTGCCAGAAATGCCAACCTAAGGTCAACGATTGACAATGAATTGTCCATTAATTTTCAGTACCAAAACCAATCTATTCGATTCAGTTATGTCGATAAAAAAGACCCGGTCTACTTTAGCGTTTTGTACAATCAGGCACAGGATAGAATGGTGATGTCTCCCCAGAATTTTGAACAGGAAACCGGCTTTGATCTCACCTTGACTAGTCCCCTCTCCTATAAATGGTGGACAGTGACCAATACTTTGATATTATCACGCCATAAAATCAAGGACAGCCGAGCCATCATCAAAGGGGCGACGCCCTACCTATACTATTATTCCAATCACCAATTCAAGCTTCCCCAAAGTACTGTGCTAGGGCTCTTTGTATGGGGCTTAAGTAAAAGGAAAGAAGGCGTATTTGAACGGAATGCCTATTGGATACTGGGAGGTTCCATCTCCAAGACCATTCATGGAAAACTGCAACTGGCTATTTCCTTCGATGATCTCCTCCGGGCGATGAACTTGGGCGAAACCTACACGATTAATCAAATAGAAGCCGAGAGCACTTTCTTCGTCGATCGAAAAAACATGGCCTTTTCCCTCCGTTATTCCTTCGGAAAGCAAACAAAAGCAAACTCAAGCTATAGAAACAAGGAGATAGATGAGCAGCTGAATCGAATCAATTGA
- a CDS encoding cyclic nucleotide-binding domain-containing protein: MGRLRQVMQQMIKISEAELKDFLCQAFTTTFKRQEIVSRPNIIPNEIFFINKGLIRVLIIDHSGTEHTIHFALENQFIADYSNFILKQASQYTLQTVEEVEVVVLPRSAIEWGYQNLKEGQKMGRLIAEFYFIYQDNRIKNTYVRTPKQRYDNITATFPDIHNRVPQHMIASYLGISPVHLSRLKKAGV; the protein is encoded by the coding sequence ATGGGACGGCTCAGACAGGTAATGCAACAAATGATAAAAATTTCGGAAGCCGAATTAAAGGACTTCCTTTGTCAAGCATTTACCACCACCTTTAAACGGCAAGAAATAGTAAGCCGTCCTAATATCATTCCCAATGAAATATTTTTTATAAACAAAGGTCTCATTAGGGTCCTTATCATCGACCATTCAGGAACAGAACATACGATTCATTTTGCCTTAGAAAACCAATTTATTGCAGACTATTCCAATTTTATACTGAAACAAGCCTCGCAATATACCTTACAAACGGTAGAAGAGGTAGAAGTAGTCGTTTTGCCTCGTTCCGCCATTGAGTGGGGTTACCAAAATTTAAAAGAAGGTCAAAAAATGGGACGGCTTATTGCCGAATTTTATTTTATATACCAAGATAATCGCATCAAAAACACGTATGTAAGAACCCCAAAACAGCGCTATGATAACATTACTGCTACTTTTCCGGACATCCACAATCGAGTGCCACAACATATGATTGCCTCTTATTTAGGGATTAGCCCCGTACATTTAAGTCGACTCAAAAAAGCAGGAGTTTAA
- a CDS encoding Fic family protein, with protein MKDKLQIMSTDLLSSYLEQVPKGLQKAFDALQDAEISTDTFSFYTSVSSVFSSKIEGEDIELDSYIKHKKFGIEFLPDYTKKIDDLYDAYTFAKSNEINEKNIAEAHKLLSKHIVAKNRQGKLRTQNMYVSTPDGRIEYVAASPFEVEIEMKKCYADLSILIKTEMSIEEVFFYASLIHLVFVKIHPWNDGNGRSARLYEKWFLAQKLGEKAWFVQSEKMYYNQHQKYYSNIRLLGLEYPELDYNQAMPFLLMLPYCLNQDKKD; from the coding sequence ATGAAAGATAAACTACAAATAATGTCCACTGATTTGCTCTCTTCATACTTGGAACAAGTACCTAAGGGCTTACAAAAGGCATTTGATGCTTTGCAGGATGCAGAGATTTCAACCGACACTTTTAGTTTTTATACTTCTGTATCATCTGTTTTCAGTAGCAAAATTGAAGGAGAAGACATTGAGTTGGACAGCTACATCAAGCATAAAAAATTTGGCATTGAATTTTTGCCTGATTACACCAAGAAGATTGATGACCTGTATGATGCTTACACGTTTGCAAAATCAAATGAAATCAATGAAAAAAACATTGCAGAAGCACACAAGCTACTAAGCAAACATATAGTTGCTAAAAACCGACAGGGAAAACTACGCACACAGAATATGTATGTATCTACACCAGATGGACGTATTGAGTATGTAGCCGCATCACCCTTTGAGGTAGAAATAGAAATGAAAAAGTGTTATGCCGATTTGTCCATTTTAATCAAAACAGAAATGAGTATTGAAGAAGTGTTTTTTTACGCTTCATTGATTCACTTGGTATTTGTGAAAATTCATCCTTGGAATGACGGAAATGGGCGGAGTGCCAGATTATATGAAAAATGGTTTTTAGCACAAAAATTAGGAGAGAAAGCTTGGTTTGTGCAAAGCGAAAAGATGTACTACAACCAACACCAAAAATATTACAGCAACATTCGCTTATTAGGTTTGGAATACCCCGAATTGGATTACAATCAAGCAATGCCATTTTTGCTGATGCTACCTTATTGTCTGAATCAGGATAAAAAGGATTAG
- a CDS encoding NAD(P)-dependent oxidoreductase, which translates to MMSSAELDDLLTKPSDRLIEDLQKIEGDILILGIGGKMGPSLARLAKRAIQAGRIEKRIIGVSRFSDPAKRAELEAFGIETIQGDLLDDAFLQSLPMVKNVLFMAGQKFGTSGNQAFTWAMNTYLPARVAGKFKHARIVAFSTGNVYPFMDVNGQGATEDTPTAPIGEYAQSCLGRERMFEYFSMKNQTPVLLYRLNYALDLKYGVLNDIARKVWQEAPIDLSMGYVNVIWQGDANEYAIRSLLHCQTPANILNITGPEKLELRALAETFGRLMQKTPRLVGEAQATALLNDSSKAHMLMGAPSISIQQMMEWTVAWVKSGGEELNKPTHFQTRDGKF; encoded by the coding sequence ATGATGAGCAGTGCTGAATTAGACGACCTTTTGACCAAGCCCTCCGATCGCCTGATCGAGGACCTCCAAAAGATAGAAGGAGATATCCTGATCCTGGGCATTGGAGGAAAAATGGGGCCCAGCCTGGCCAGACTGGCTAAACGGGCAATCCAGGCAGGCCGTATTGAGAAGCGCATTATCGGGGTTTCCCGCTTTTCTGATCCCGCCAAACGGGCCGAGTTGGAAGCCTTTGGCATTGAGACGATTCAGGGTGACCTCCTCGACGATGCTTTTTTGCAAAGTTTGCCAATGGTCAAGAATGTCTTATTCATGGCCGGCCAGAAATTTGGCACCTCAGGCAATCAAGCTTTCACCTGGGCCATGAACACCTATTTGCCTGCCCGCGTGGCCGGCAAATTCAAGCATGCCCGAATTGTGGCCTTTTCAACGGGGAATGTCTATCCATTTATGGACGTAAATGGGCAAGGCGCCACCGAAGACACCCCCACCGCACCCATTGGCGAATATGCACAATCTTGTCTGGGCCGGGAACGCATGTTCGAATATTTTTCGATGAAAAACCAGACGCCCGTTTTATTGTACCGCTTGAATTATGCCCTAGATCTCAAGTATGGCGTCTTGAATGATATTGCCAGAAAGGTTTGGCAAGAAGCCCCCATCGATCTCAGCATGGGTTATGTGAATGTGATCTGGCAGGGCGATGCCAATGAATATGCCATCCGCTCGCTGTTGCATTGCCAAACACCAGCTAATATTTTGAATATAACAGGCCCTGAAAAATTGGAACTCAGGGCATTGGCGGAAACTTTTGGCCGATTGATGCAAAAAACGCCTCGCCTGGTAGGCGAAGCCCAAGCAACGGCATTACTTAATGATTCAAGCAAGGCCCATATGCTGATGGGCGCGCCAAGCATCAGTATCCAACAAATGATGGAATGGACCGTAGCGTGGGTGAAAAGCGGTGGAGAGGAATTGAATAAACCAACCCATTTTCAAACCCGAGATGGTAAATTTTAA
- a CDS encoding Nramp family divalent metal transporter, whose amino-acid sequence MKLSLPHRVRQLGPGLITAALIFGPGSLTVTTKLGAGFGFKLLWVIPLVLVFMTAYTRMAARIGLQSKDSLLEVIRMRYGKMAAILLGIGILGVTASFQAGNSIGAGLAFAELFGTPTVPWVVFFASIAIVFLFFRSFYKLLERIMIGLVLLMLVSFLITLIVSQPKLSLLFAGFIPGLPTGSELLTIALVASSFSTVAAFYQAYLVQEKGWGMQDLSTAVAESRNGIIILGLLSAMIMVCAAAVLHTAAIPVNTASDLGLALEPIFGRFATIAFMIGFFAASFSSLIGNATIGGALLADAFGQGRQLSAWTVRLFIIGVIIFGATIAILFGKLPLQLIIFAQALTILIAPAAAIFMLLIANDQTVMGDAVQTRRMNIIPLIGLGMLLLLAAYNIKSIFF is encoded by the coding sequence ATGAAGCTATCCTTACCGCATCGTGTTCGACAACTTGGCCCCGGATTGATCACAGCAGCCCTCATTTTTGGCCCTGGGAGCCTAACGGTGACGACCAAGCTCGGTGCTGGCTTTGGGTTTAAGCTGCTATGGGTCATTCCACTTGTCCTCGTCTTTATGACGGCTTACACGCGGATGGCCGCTCGGATCGGACTTCAAAGTAAAGACTCCTTACTGGAGGTCATCCGGATGCGTTATGGTAAAATGGCGGCCATCTTACTTGGCATAGGGATACTTGGCGTTACGGCTTCCTTCCAAGCGGGCAATTCCATTGGCGCGGGACTGGCCTTTGCCGAGCTTTTTGGAACGCCGACGGTGCCTTGGGTCGTTTTCTTCGCATCCATTGCTATTGTTTTTCTGTTTTTCAGGTCTTTTTATAAGTTGTTGGAACGCATCATGATCGGCCTGGTTTTATTGATGTTGGTTTCTTTTTTGATCACACTTATAGTAAGCCAACCCAAACTTTCCCTCTTGTTTGCCGGGTTCATTCCTGGTTTGCCCACAGGCAGTGAGTTGCTTACCATCGCCCTGGTCGCTTCTAGTTTTTCGACGGTAGCGGCCTTTTACCAGGCTTATCTGGTGCAAGAAAAAGGGTGGGGGATGCAGGACCTTTCTACAGCCGTTGCAGAAAGTAGGAATGGCATTATCATCCTGGGGCTTTTGAGCGCGATGATCATGGTGTGTGCCGCTGCGGTGCTGCATACGGCAGCCATTCCGGTGAACACGGCCTCGGACCTTGGACTAGCCCTGGAGCCCATTTTTGGCAGGTTCGCTACGATTGCCTTTATGATAGGCTTCTTTGCCGCTTCCTTTTCATCGCTCATTGGCAATGCCACCATCGGTGGCGCACTATTGGCAGATGCCTTTGGGCAGGGAAGACAGCTAAGCGCCTGGACGGTTCGGCTATTTATAATTGGGGTGATTATTTTTGGTGCAACGATAGCCATCTTGTTTGGCAAACTACCTTTGCAGCTCATTATATTTGCCCAAGCCTTGACGATTCTGATTGCACCAGCCGCCGCTATTTTCATGTTATTAATAGCCAATGACCAAACCGTCATGGGAGATGCGGTGCAAACCAGGCGGATGAATATCATTCCTTTGATTGGACTAGGGATGCTCCTGCTGCTAGCCGCTTATAATATTAAGTCTATTTTTTTCTAG
- a CDS encoding DUF2911 domain-containing protein, giving the protein MKKYGLMLTALLWAFMVNGQINMPAASPTFEIKGTVGLAEVKVVYSRPSARERKVAGNLIPYGEVWRTGANASTKISFSEAVKLNGHPLPAGDYALYSIFTEETATIILSKNLSWWGALGYDEAEDALRFEVPVKHPSSHYETFTISFSDFTPHSANLNLKWEHTKAMFTIESEVDSKVMADIKAQVIDNTPSNPGVYYQAASYYYDTERDAKMALEWINKAIEGSEKEQYWAFHLQAKLLARVGKKKEAIAAAKKSTELATIAKNPDYVKLNEQLIGSLK; this is encoded by the coding sequence ATGAAAAAATACGGACTTATGCTCACGGCCCTTTTATGGGCATTCATGGTGAACGGACAAATCAACATGCCGGCGGCCAGCCCCACCTTTGAAATAAAAGGTACCGTTGGCTTGGCGGAAGTCAAAGTCGTTTATTCCAGGCCGAGCGCCAGGGAAAGAAAAGTGGCGGGTAATCTGATCCCCTATGGAGAGGTTTGGCGTACGGGCGCTAATGCCTCCACCAAGATCAGCTTTAGTGAAGCGGTAAAATTGAACGGCCACCCGCTTCCCGCTGGTGACTATGCCCTTTACAGCATTTTCACAGAAGAGACGGCCACTATCATTTTGAGTAAAAACCTCAGTTGGTGGGGCGCCTTGGGCTATGATGAAGCAGAGGACGCACTCCGCTTTGAGGTCCCCGTAAAACACCCCAGCAGCCATTATGAGACCTTTACCATTAGCTTCTCGGATTTTACCCCCCACTCCGCTAACCTGAATCTGAAGTGGGAACACACCAAGGCGATGTTTACAATTGAGTCGGAGGTGGATTCGAAAGTGATGGCGGATATCAAAGCGCAGGTGATCGATAATACGCCTTCTAATCCAGGTGTTTATTACCAAGCGGCCTCCTATTATTACGATACAGAAAGGGACGCAAAAATGGCTTTGGAATGGATTAACAAAGCCATTGAGGGGAGTGAAAAGGAGCAGTATTGGGCCTTCCATTTGCAAGCCAAGTTGTTGGCAAGGGTTGGTAAAAAGAAGGAGGCAATTGCTGCTGCCAAAAAATCGACGGAGTTGGCCACCATCGCCAAAAATCCTGATTATGTGAAGTTGAATGAGCAGTTGATTGGCTCGCTGAAGTAA